The Lycium barbarum isolate Lr01 chromosome 4, ASM1917538v2, whole genome shotgun sequence nucleotide sequence GCCATCTCAGCTAGGTTCTTTCATCATCCAAGCTGTATGTATTTCTTCTTGTTTTTCTTCCTTATTTTGTCTGTCTACTTGAAAAATGAAAATCTTGCTTTTTTTATTTGTAGTCTTTTTCGATGTTAGCTTTATAGGGAAGCATTTTTTGATCTGTTGAAAAGAATGGAAGATTTACCTCACTTTGATGGTATAAATGAAGCATGCAGATCTGAaaaaagggtttttttttttttggcattctTGAAAATTTTCTGTCCTGTTATGGATTTGTAGTTATTACCATTTCCTGTTCTTTGCTTGGGGTCGGAGTAATGGATTTGCTTTTTTggatttagggtgtgtttggtatggaggaaaacattttccatcgtACCAAagtccaaacacacccttcatcTGTACAACTGtaatggaaaatgttttcctccataccaaagtccaaacacacccttaatctGTACAGCTGTAATAGTTTGGTTCTAGTAgagactttttaaaaaaaaaattaatctgtCCATTTTCTGTTGTTGTTTATCCATTTTGAGTGGAAAGATTGCTAATCTAGTCTATCTGGGGTTGGCATGTAGTGTGTTATAAATTGTCTTTCTTTGTGTCAATGTAGTAGCAACACACTTGTTGTTTCCCTTTAGAGGCTCGTCTGGTGAATATTTAAGTTGTATACTACTACCGTGGCGGATCCAAAATTTTGATTTGATGGGTTCAACCTTTAAAATCCTTAGCAATGAACTCAATTGGGTTCAAAAATCTAATTTTAATCGATTTTTTTTTCGTTTTACACATAAATATCTATATTCTGTGGCAAAAATAGTCTAAAAATGTGCTTACATTCGATGCCTGTGTTCCTATAAGTGCTCCAGCCGTGGCAACTCTGTGTTTTGGTATGCCCCTATTTCATTGATTTCTGATTGCTATGTGGCTGATCAGATCTTCATATATATCTTCTTTTCCCGTAAAAGGACTTCTTTCAGGGCGGTGGGTCCAGCTATACTGCATTAGCTCAGTTTGCAGCTTAATGGTTTGTATCTTTCATGTGCAGTGGGCTATTGTTCCTATTATGGGAAGAAGTTTGACCCTGAGCCAGGAAGGTGTAGAAGGACTGATGGAAAGAAGTGGAGATGCTCGAAAGATGCATATCCTGACTCCAAATATTGCGAGCGGCACATGCATCGAGGCCGCAACCGTTCAAGAAAGCCTGTGGAATCTCAATCTACTTCCCAGTCCTTGTCGACTAGTATGTCACAAATTACCACTGGGAACAGCACTACAAGAGGAAGTTTCCAAAATAGCAGCTGCGGAAGCTTTCAAAACATGCCTTTATATTCTGTTGCTAATTCAGGAGCACTGAATTATGGAAGCACAGCAACGAAGTTGCAGATGGAGCCCGTCTCCTATGGAATAGATAACAAGGACTATAGGTACCTCGGTTTTGTCCTCCGTAATTCTTCTTTTCCTTGGATACACTTGTCTTGATGTTCTTGTGTCACTTCGACTACTTTGTGGCCTAAATGTGGTTTCCAGTAATGGCATGTCAGCTTTGTTTCTTTGCCTACCGCATCTGTCACCTGTATTAGTCCAAAATGTTGCTTCAACCCTTGATCTCATACTGTGTCATGTGGTTTAACACACCCTCGTTTCAAAAAAAGATTCTGTTTCTTTTTCCCTTCTTTTGGCTGATAAAGGATAGATATGTGAACTTAAAGCCACATGGGGAGGATGCTATATAGGACTTGGGGGACTATTATCATGACATTAACATTTCCCTACGACCCATTTTTGTAGCCCGTACGCCTTCAGTTCATCTTTCCACTTCTGCTAATTTAAGACCTACCAGCTTTGTAGAATTTAGATGGCCTGATAATTTATTATTGTTATGTTAAAACAAGAAGGATAAAGCATTTTCAGTTACTTATCAAGTCATAAACTAGATCCCACTAGGCATATAGAGAGTGTGTTTATTCGTATGCCACAATTTTCATTGGTATTAGCATGACCATGCTTGCAGAGCAAAGTGATGAACGTTGGAAATGTTCTGTACCACCACAGTCATCTTGTTTTTTATCACTGGAATAATCTCTAATTGTCTGAAGAATGTCAACATAGTGTTAAATAGTGATACCTTCACCAATTCGCCTTGTAGACTTTGGCTAATGTCATATGGTGCTGAAGGATGCATGATCCCTGCTTACTTTGCACTCCCTTTCTtgtcttttttttgttttcttgattcCTTTTTGTTTCTAAGTTGCattccctttcttttcttttgttgagtttttcttcttccttttttttttttttttttgggggggggcgGGGTGGGTGGGTAAGGAGGTACTGTTGATCCTTTCCCTATTAGGGAGTTACAACAATCTTGGGAATTTGAACAAGTTCTTTTCTCTTAGGCCCTTATTCTGATATATGCATAGTGTTGGGGTACTTTGCCTTGTTGCTTCTTGTAGTATTCTTGACTGCTGCTGAAAGCAACACGTCTAATATGCTGTCTGTTTTGTACTGCCTTCGGAGAAATAAGTGTTGTGACATCCAGTTTCATTAATGTCAAAATGTACCACAGGTATCTCCATGGAATTGCTCCTGATGATGAGCATAATTTATCTTCAGAAGCTTCTGCAACTGTCAGAAGTTTAGGGATGGGGACCAACACAGAGAGCACATGGGTATTGCCTTCTCAAGTTTCTTCAAGCCCCATGGCGAGACCAAAAAATGATTCTCAGTTGCTGGGTAGCTCAACAGAAATGCATGTACCTAATCTACTTGAGCCTATGATTGATGCAACAATTTCAAAGCGACGACACCAGCATTGCTTCTTTGGCAGTGACATTGATTCACCTGGAACAGTAAAGGAGGAGCAGCAGCATTCGATGCGCCCTTTCTTTAGCGAATGGCCCACTGCTAAAGAATCATGGTCCAACCTTGACGATGAGGGATCCAACAAAAACAATTTCTCCACTACACAGCTCTCCATATCCACATCTGACTACTCTTCAAGGAGTGCTTGCTCCCCAAATGGTGAAAACTAATATCCTCAGGAAAAGTAGCTTATTCCATTGTAGTAGTCTAGTCTTTTACAGCAAGCTTATTGATATCTTTTGGTTTTCCTTCTTGCATGCAGATGCTTGAGGGAGCTGCTGCTGTAAAAACTCCAAGCAGTTTGGTGCGCTATGCAGAGGAATAGACATGCTAGTGCTAACTGGATATCTGCTTGTATGAGCTATATGTAATCTTTATGTTGCTGGAACATTGAGTTGTTCCATGTCTTTGTGGTTGATTTTCTAATGTCAACAATGTTTTAAGAAGATAAAAACGAGTTGTCTTCAAATGCTGCTCATGTTTATTGTCGaaaataaatgtttttttttaacagCATTCTGCTGGGCTGAGATGATTACTCTGTAAGTTTCCAGTTTGAAGACTGACACAATATTTGGTTGCAGATCATGTGATTTAAGTTTGCAGAATTGATCTCTTTACGAGCATTGAGCAATTTATATCCGTATTCTCAAGGAAATTTTATTTCAGTCTCCATTTTGGTTGATTTATTTTCCGTCTGGAAAggcttatttattttaattacaaaATTCACTGAATTTAAAAAATCAGCTTGATGTATAATAATACCAGTACTATATGAATGTATATTCTTTTATTTAACTTGTTTTATGGAAGTTAAGCTATCTTCTTAACCAGGTCAATCAATTTGGAAAGAGATCTTAACTTTACAAAATTAATATTATCAGCTTGATGTCTTTATTTACGGAGTTTGAAATTGTCAAGATATACCAACTAAATAATAATTGTGCATTTTCAAACTCTACATATAAGTCGATTTGACTTTATAAAAAGAGTAAAATTATGAGAACATTCTAAGTTTGGACTGTTTGCACTTTGGTAAGTTCCGATTTAAGTACATTTCTCATTATTAATTGATAGAACCTATGGGTTCAAATTTTGCTAGTTCACAATATGAGAGTTTATTAAAACAGTCTAAGGGATCAGGTCTCAAAACTGTTTGCACAGATAATGACAAAACGTAAATAAGGCAACTAAATTTATGTGGAAAACTCTTTGTTCAAGAGATTAAAAATCATGACctaccctagtaggatttccaacttcactaaaaaACGAgtaacttcagattacaacctattgcaacttaagaattaaactcttaatccctaaCCCTTACAATACATCCATTGTAAGCACCtctacaataactctattgcaaagctccaagtcttgactaactctagccaacaACTTAACAGatacttagctaactctagccaagaaaacaAAGTTACAAAGATTGAAATCTGTCCTACTATGATGCTTCTTGATAAGCAGTGTAAGAACACAAATTAAGAACATGAAACAAGACTCAACTATCTTAAGGACTTCAGATGTCTTCAGTGGCAGGAACTGCTCCCTTTGATTGTTGAGATCTCGTTCTTGTGGACACCTTCAGAAAGGTAGCCGCCACACTTGAGAGAAATATAGTCTTTTACATTTGCAAGTGTTAGGTCAAATAAtcccaacatgttgtatatatatgagacCAAACAGAGAGCATGTGAGAAACATGTGACCATGGATGGTGACTTTTCAAGGGCTTTTAGTTTCTAGCACACATATAGATGTGCTGCTGCAGTTCTGCCTGAACAGTGCAACAACTTTACAACTGTTAAGTACCGTGCAGTGCTCCCATGGGACCTGATGTAGGACCTAGTCCTTGGCCTGATTGTTAAATCATCAAAACCATGAAATGCTATAactcatcaatttccccctttttgatgatgacaaacttgtaAGTGATATTTCCCCTGAGGACTAGGTTTCTTCTTCATAGCAAGCTTAGTTAGAATGGACGATGCAACCTTTTTGTTTGTTTCTTTGAGACTAACAACTGTATAATATTCAACTAGCTAGTATCTAGGAACTTCCCCCTAAGGACATGTCCCTCAGCATCATTGTACCATTCCTTTGCATAGTCGGCTTCAATAGTATGTTGTTGCATCTTTCGTCGAtatttggtaactttttttttttggacttccCCCTGAGATCATGATCCTTAAAATCATGTACCATATCAATCATCGACAAGACCAGGTCCCCGGTTACATGAGATGGATTTGCGTTACATTTGTAGAGACACCTTCCACTTTCACTGAGGTTGAACCAGGTTGCTATCAAACATTTATACACACTCAGCACAACTCACAACTCATAACACGCACACACTCAGCACAACTCATAGCTCACAAGACGtacttcccccttttggcatcattgaaaagtAAGGGCATCATTGAAAAGTAAGGAGAGAGGTAGGTCAAGCCTAAAGAAATTTGGTGAAAATAACTCATAGCCACTCGGGCAACACGTCAAGAGCAAAACAGGAACAACATATCATCAACAGAGCAAGCAATGCACAAACAAAGTAATTGCCCATAAAATATGGTAAGCAacaatcaaaaaagaaaaaaacaatagTTAGTAGTCACTACAACACAAGTCATGATacttaaagaaaataaaaaaagccAATGTCATCAATAAAAATGGGGTAGAAAAGACAGGGGGTTTGAAAAGGAGGACTGGATTGAAGGAGACGAGAAGATTTAGCGAGAGAAAGCCCTGATAGCTGCTCTTTGATCTTAGATCATCTGGTCACGGAGCTCATCTAGATTGTTTCTTAGTTCCTCATTCTCCGCTCTTAATCTTGCATTAGCATTTGTCAGTTCAGTACTGGGACCAGGTTCTTGAGCCTTTGCAGCCAGCTGTGTCTTCAAAACAACAATCTCAGCTTTTAGCTTCTCAATTTCTGCAAGTGCACTCTCCTGAGCCTCAATCAAGTTGGAAATGGTTGAGTTGCTACCAATACTTCCTTTATTTTCTAAACACTCACAGTCTTCCAAGGTTGCCATGGTGACCATATGTTTTCTAGAACCCATAGTAGCTTTCCCAGTTTTAACATTGAAGAACTCAAAGATTTTTGTTAGGAAAAATCCATATGGAAGCCCATGCTTGCCTTCTTAGTGTTTACCACTTTTATCATATGTTCAATCATTATAGCAGGTACACTGATGTCTTGAAAACTTGCTAGAGCTTCCAGAAGAACCAGGTCCACGACAGAAGTCATGCATCGTCTTTCTGCCCTTGGAAGTAATGATTTGTTGACAATCTCAAACAAAAGATGACACTCATGTTTAAGTTGTTTCTTAAACAACCTTTTTTTCCAGTCACAGACACCCTCTTTTTGACAATCAGCTCCTTGAAGGTTTGAGAAGCCTCTTCTTCAACTGTTTTCGACCCATCAGTTAGGACATCAAGGATTCCTCCTAACTTAGCTTCATCTAATTCAAAATCAACTCCATTCACAGTCATAACTAACGTAAAATCGTCAGTATACACCAAAGAGGCATATAGCTTTCTTACTTCATCCTTGAAAACACTTGGAGTAGGGGAGGAAAACAAATGCTCCCACTTTTGAAATTCCAATATCTCCAGTATCTACTTCATTCCATTTTTCTCAACGATATCAGGGTCAATAACCCTTCTAAA carries:
- the LOC132635405 gene encoding growth-regulating factor 4-like produces the protein MSGTSTSVVGGGGGGEVGMGYGYRPPFTAVQWQELEHQAMIYKYLVAGLPVPPDLVLPIRRSFEAISARFFHHPSLGYCSYYGKKFDPEPGRCRRTDGKKWRCSKDAYPDSKYCERHMHRGRNRSRKPVESQSTSQSLSTSMSQITTGNSTTRGSFQNSSCGSFQNMPLYSVANSGALNYGSTATKLQMEPVSYGIDNKDYRYLHGIAPDDEHNLSSEASATVRSLGMGTNTESTWVLPSQVSSSPMARPKNDSQLLGSSTEMHVPNLLEPMIDATISKRRHQHCFFGSDIDSPGTVKEEQQHSMRPFFSEWPTAKESWSNLDDEGSNKNNFSTTQLSISTSDYSSRSACSPNDA